In Flammeovirgaceae bacterium 311, one DNA window encodes the following:
- a CDS encoding estradiol 17-beta-dehydrogenase (COG0300 Short-chain dehydrogenases of various substrate specificities), whose amino-acid sequence MTDHKKYALITGATQGIGLELARLFAKDQYNLIIVARSQQELNNTAAELKQQYGIEVVGIAKDLFERNAPFEVYDEIKAKGIQVDVLVNNAAQGQYGEFVDTDISRELDIIQLNIGAYLSFTKKYLKEMVARNEGKILMVSSIAGEVPGPLQAVYHGTKAFITSFTEAIQEEIKTKGSKVTITYLLPGATDTDFFYKADMENSKMVQDGSLADPAKVAKDGYEALMSGDEKIISGLKNKAMVAGTKLMSDNLAAKAMHKQMEPKDKEKSKS is encoded by the coding sequence ATGACTGATCATAAAAAATATGCCCTGATTACAGGAGCAACACAGGGAATTGGGCTGGAGTTGGCCAGGTTATTTGCTAAAGACCAGTACAACCTCATTATTGTGGCCCGCAGCCAGCAGGAGCTTAATAACACTGCCGCCGAGCTGAAACAGCAGTATGGCATTGAGGTGGTAGGCATTGCCAAAGATCTTTTTGAGCGAAATGCCCCTTTTGAGGTATATGATGAAATCAAAGCCAAAGGAATTCAGGTAGATGTGCTGGTAAATAATGCGGCACAGGGCCAGTATGGAGAATTTGTTGACACTGATATCAGCAGGGAGCTGGACATCATTCAGCTGAATATTGGCGCTTACCTAAGCTTTACCAAAAAGTATCTGAAAGAAATGGTAGCGCGAAACGAAGGAAAGATTTTAATGGTATCCTCAATAGCAGGCGAAGTGCCAGGGCCTCTGCAGGCAGTGTACCATGGCACCAAAGCTTTCATTACCTCTTTTACAGAGGCTATTCAGGAAGAGATCAAGACCAAAGGCAGCAAAGTAACCATTACCTACCTCTTACCGGGAGCTACCGATACAGACTTCTTCTACAAAGCCGATATGGAAAACTCTAAAATGGTACAGGATGGCAGCCTGGCTGATCCGGCAAAAGTGGCCAAAGATGGTTATGAAGCCCTCATGTCAGGCGACGAAAAAATAATATCGGGCCTGAAGAACAAGGCCATGGTAGCCGGTACCAAGCTAATGTCTGATAATCTGGCAGCAAAGGCCATGCACAAACA
- a CDS encoding two-component response regulator (COG0784 FOG: CheY-like receiver), with protein sequence MKKISNVLFIEDDEITCFLNKSIVEEMQVAENIQCLDDEESALAYLKNQCRNRMAGEEACPELIFLDLNLPFLNAFEFLERLENYPEIEVERLFIVLLTASWDARDMEKAKKYHIQGFLNKPLTQEKIQEVVVNFNKSMFARG encoded by the coding sequence ATGAAGAAGATAAGCAACGTTTTATTCATAGAGGACGATGAAATCACCTGCTTTCTAAACAAATCTATTGTTGAAGAAATGCAGGTTGCTGAAAATATTCAATGTCTCGACGACGAGGAAAGCGCACTTGCATACTTAAAAAACCAGTGCCGCAACCGAATGGCCGGAGAAGAGGCGTGCCCGGAACTGATTTTCCTGGACCTGAACCTGCCTTTTCTGAATGCATTTGAATTCCTGGAGCGTCTCGAAAACTATCCTGAAATTGAAGTAGAGCGCCTTTTTATAGTTCTGCTCACTGCCTCCTGGGATGCCAGAGACATGGAGAAGGCGAAAAAATACCATATTCAGGGTTTTCTGAATAAACCCCTGACGCAGGAGAAAATTCAGGAGGTTGTTGTAAACTTTAACAAGAGCATGTTTGCCAGGGGTTAG
- a CDS encoding two-component response regulator (COG0784 FOG: CheY-like receiver): MKKLNSILLVDDDAICSWINRVMLEEMKVAQTVACINDGKSAIEYLQNGCCNPDATPNACPDLIFLDLNMPGVDGFEVLEKLRETKGCESFSAEKIVVLTTSMHQKDLEKANNYNVYGYLIKPLTEAKINGILEGFMERLQQKNSEQKEKPNNTLPPDRHSTDRPAGAVNPLKENKLK, from the coding sequence ATGAAGAAATTAAATAGTATATTATTAGTAGATGATGATGCTATCTGCAGCTGGATTAACAGGGTAATGCTGGAAGAGATGAAGGTAGCGCAAACAGTAGCATGTATAAACGATGGAAAATCGGCCATTGAATATCTGCAGAACGGTTGCTGCAATCCGGATGCCACGCCCAATGCTTGCCCGGACCTGATTTTTCTGGATTTGAATATGCCAGGTGTTGACGGTTTTGAAGTACTGGAAAAGCTCAGAGAAACTAAAGGTTGTGAATCCTTTAGTGCTGAAAAAATTGTTGTGCTTACCACCTCAATGCACCAGAAAGATCTGGAAAAGGCAAACAACTATAACGTTTATGGCTATCTGATCAAACCATTGACTGAAGCCAAAATCAATGGAATTCTGGAAGGTTTCATGGAACGCCTTCAGCAAAAAAATTCGGAACAGAAGGAAAAACCAAACAACACGCTGCCGCCAGATCGCCATTCGACCGACAGACCCGCTGGTGCTGTAAATCCCCTCAAGGAAAATAAATTAAAATAA
- a CDS encoding alkyl hydroperoxide reductase/ thiol specific antioxidant/ mal allergen (COG1225 Peroxiredoxin), which yields MNAPGFKLKDVFGRTIDLNEYSNKKVLLAFFRHAGCPFCNLRVHTLSKAHEELKAKGLEMIFFFESKENIILRSSFHQGISPIPIISDPDKVWYNAYGLESSGYKSAISHMTTFVQTAIKAKLAGVPMHPMADGESISTMPAEFLLEPGLVIRDFHYSQRLNDRMHLEHIKAFAASDLVAV from the coding sequence ATGAATGCCCCAGGCTTTAAGCTTAAAGATGTATTTGGCAGAACCATTGACCTGAATGAGTACAGCAACAAAAAAGTGCTGCTCGCTTTTTTCAGGCATGCTGGCTGCCCGTTTTGTAATTTGCGGGTGCACACGCTTTCCAAAGCACACGAAGAGCTGAAAGCCAAAGGTCTGGAAATGATCTTCTTTTTCGAATCAAAAGAAAACATCATTCTCAGAAGCAGCTTTCACCAGGGAATTTCCCCCATCCCCATCATCTCAGATCCGGATAAAGTGTGGTACAATGCCTATGGCCTGGAAAGCTCCGGCTACAAATCTGCCATCAGCCACATGACCACCTTTGTACAAACAGCCATCAAAGCAAAATTAGCAGGAGTGCCCATGCACCCTATGGCCGATGGCGAATCTATCAGCACCATGCCTGCTGAGTTCTTACTGGAGCCCGGACTGGTGATCAGAGATTTCCATTATTCCCAGCGCCTCAACGACCGCATGCACTTAGAACATATCAAAGCATTTGCAGCGTCCGATCTGGTGGCAGTATAA
- a CDS encoding D-mannonate oxidoreductase (COG1028 Dehydrogenases with different specificities (related to short-chain alcohol dehydrogenases)) produces the protein MNPNFSVKDKVIVITGATGVLGTVMAGSLAKAGAIVGILGRNESKVNAFVDELQNKGLQAFALVADVLDEAALAKVRESVAQQWGKVDILLNVAGGNLPGATIGPDQSVLDLSADAVKKVMELNYLGTVLPVQAFLPLMISNKKGNIINISSVSAQNPLTRVMGYSSAKAAIDNYTQWLAVELAHKFGEGFRVNAITPGFFLTEQNRSLLTNTDGSLTSRGNTIKEHTPMNRFGEPDDLTGTLLWLCSDASRFVTGVSVPVDGGFSAFSGV, from the coding sequence ATGAACCCGAATTTTTCAGTTAAAGACAAGGTAATAGTAATAACAGGCGCAACTGGTGTACTGGGAACAGTCATGGCCGGCAGCCTGGCCAAAGCAGGCGCCATTGTAGGCATATTGGGCAGAAATGAAAGTAAGGTTAATGCTTTTGTGGATGAGTTACAGAACAAGGGCCTGCAGGCTTTTGCACTGGTGGCAGATGTGCTCGACGAAGCCGCGCTGGCCAAAGTACGCGAAAGTGTGGCTCAGCAATGGGGGAAAGTTGATATACTCCTGAATGTGGCTGGTGGCAACCTGCCCGGGGCTACTATTGGTCCCGATCAATCTGTTTTAGATCTTTCGGCCGATGCGGTTAAGAAAGTAATGGAATTAAATTACCTGGGCACTGTTTTACCTGTCCAGGCATTTTTACCACTGATGATTTCAAATAAAAAAGGTAATATCATCAACATCTCTTCAGTATCGGCGCAAAATCCACTTACACGGGTGATGGGCTATTCTTCTGCCAAGGCAGCTATCGACAACTATACCCAGTGGCTGGCCGTAGAGCTGGCCCATAAGTTCGGTGAAGGCTTCCGGGTAAATGCCATCACACCCGGTTTTTTCCTGACCGAGCAAAACCGTTCTCTGCTAACCAATACCGATGGTAGCCTTACCAGCAGGGGCAACACCATCAAAGAACACACCCCCATGAACCGCTTTGGAGAGCCCGACGACCTGACAGGCACCCTGCTTTGGCTTTGCAGCGATGCCTCTCGTTTTGTAACGGGTGTTTCTGTTCCTGTAGACGGAGGGTTCAGTGCTTTTTCGGGCGTCTAA
- a CDS encoding hypothetical protein (COG3345 Alpha-galactosidase), whose product MLVLLSLPVCAQQAELQQLKAYLQNDTLYLENNAIQQAYRWNGGNLALIYFRNRQNPKQEIRLEQQPLPDLYLPGENMNATGGSLQTSWKRRFAAEPQYLEVTVSYSLGGLEVKRVFELYPDLASVATHYYLRGTPRQNSWLTAGPKADELAMIEAITASSNEAGTARIGLVPLAGTHWQLKAISFKQATDHNNTLLQSKEFLAYRKPVAFTANLVLAHNKARQVGFWMLKEAPTAESQQAYPGADFSLDETLVQLFGIGVTPADVQGNEWVRGYGYAMGLAGADENQLQQNLRQYQKSIRALQPQRDEMILMNTWGDRSRDSRMNEAFILNEIRAGKRLGITHLQLDDGWQQGLSKNSASKAGQRWNDWSLEDWQPHRERLPNGFSKIIKEAKRAGVELCLWFNPSGVDHYRQWERDADILISYYKKWGIRVFKIDGINLSSIQSEENLRRMFEKVMEASEGQAVFNVDVTAGKRFGYHYFTEYGNIFLENRYTDWANYYPHRTLRNLWMLSAYVPAEKLQIEWLNPWRNADKYAADDPLAPAKIPFDYQMAVTFMAQPLAWMEGSSLPPEAFSHSATLKAYRNIQHELHQGAIFPIGKEPDGFSWTGFQSMKGKEGFLMVYREAHPHDKQQLETWLEEGSSVRLEPVLGAGAASEQVVERGGVITLSLPDRFTYCLYKYRVL is encoded by the coding sequence TTGCTGGTTTTACTGTCACTGCCGGTTTGTGCGCAGCAGGCAGAGCTACAGCAGCTAAAGGCCTATCTGCAAAACGATACCCTCTACTTAGAAAATAATGCTATACAGCAGGCTTACCGCTGGAACGGGGGCAATCTGGCCCTTATTTACTTTCGCAACAGGCAGAATCCTAAACAGGAAATAAGGCTGGAACAGCAGCCACTGCCGGATCTTTACCTGCCGGGAGAAAATATGAACGCAACCGGCGGGAGCTTACAAACAAGCTGGAAACGTCGTTTTGCAGCAGAACCACAGTACCTGGAGGTAACTGTCAGCTATTCGCTGGGCGGGCTGGAGGTAAAGCGGGTGTTTGAGCTTTATCCGGACCTGGCAAGTGTGGCTACCCACTACTACTTGAGGGGTACTCCCCGTCAAAACAGCTGGTTAACTGCAGGCCCAAAGGCTGACGAACTGGCAATGATAGAAGCCATTACGGCCAGTTCAAATGAAGCTGGAACTGCCCGTATAGGTCTTGTACCACTGGCTGGCACACACTGGCAGTTGAAAGCTATAAGCTTTAAACAGGCTACAGATCACAACAACACCCTGCTTCAGTCCAAGGAGTTCCTGGCTTACAGAAAGCCGGTTGCTTTTACGGCTAACCTGGTGCTGGCTCATAATAAAGCCAGGCAGGTGGGCTTTTGGATGCTCAAGGAAGCGCCTACGGCAGAAAGTCAGCAGGCGTATCCGGGGGCTGATTTTAGCCTGGACGAAACACTGGTGCAGCTGTTTGGCATAGGCGTAACTCCTGCAGATGTACAGGGGAATGAGTGGGTACGGGGATATGGGTATGCTATGGGGCTTGCCGGTGCTGATGAAAATCAGCTACAGCAAAACCTTCGGCAATACCAGAAATCTATACGGGCCCTGCAGCCGCAGCGGGATGAAATGATCCTGATGAATACCTGGGGCGACCGCAGCAGAGACAGCCGTATGAACGAAGCTTTTATCCTGAATGAGATCAGGGCGGGCAAACGGCTGGGAATTACGCATCTGCAGCTGGATGATGGCTGGCAACAGGGCCTCTCCAAAAATTCAGCCAGCAAAGCAGGCCAGCGCTGGAATGACTGGAGCCTGGAAGACTGGCAGCCTCACAGGGAACGTTTGCCGAATGGTTTTTCCAAAATAATAAAAGAAGCAAAAAGAGCAGGTGTGGAGCTTTGTTTGTGGTTCAATCCCAGTGGAGTAGATCACTACCGGCAGTGGGAGCGCGATGCAGATATCCTGATCAGTTACTATAAAAAATGGGGCATACGGGTTTTCAAAATCGATGGTATCAATCTGAGCAGTATCCAATCTGAAGAAAACCTGCGCCGCATGTTCGAAAAAGTGATGGAGGCCAGTGAGGGACAGGCTGTCTTCAATGTTGACGTAACGGCAGGTAAACGCTTTGGCTACCACTACTTTACCGAATATGGCAATATCTTTCTGGAGAACCGCTATACCGACTGGGCCAATTATTACCCCCACCGCACCTTGCGTAACCTTTGGATGCTGTCGGCTTATGTGCCTGCAGAAAAATTGCAAATCGAGTGGCTGAATCCCTGGCGTAATGCCGATAAGTATGCGGCCGATGATCCCCTGGCGCCTGCTAAAATCCCTTTCGACTACCAGATGGCCGTAACATTTATGGCCCAGCCCCTGGCCTGGATGGAGGGCAGCAGTCTGCCCCCTGAAGCTTTTTCGCATTCCGCCACCCTCAAAGCATACAGAAACATCCAGCATGAGCTTCACCAGGGAGCTATTTTCCCGATTGGCAAAGAACCTGATGGCTTTAGCTGGACCGGTTTTCAGTCAATGAAAGGGAAAGAGGGCTTCCTGATGGTTTATCGCGAAGCCCATCCACATGATAAGCAACAGCTTGAAACCTGGCTGGAGGAGGGCAGCAGTGTAAGACTGGAACCGGTACTGGGTGCAGGAGCAGCATCTGAACAGGTGGTTGAGCGGGGAGGAGTTATCACCCTAAGCCTTCCCGATAGGTTCACTTACTGCCTGTATAAGTACCGGGTGCTCTAA
- a CDS encoding phospholipase/carboxylesterase (COG0400 Predicted esterase), whose product MYTHNAKPLLALGSPLQETNKALILIHGRGASARDILSLGQALEVEDFTLFAPEATNNSWYPYSFMAPTSQNQPALDSALQLLDSTVHEIMAQGVTGSNIYIAGFSQGACLALEYTTRHAQRWGGIAAFTGGLIGKSLDHENYKGSFEQTPVFISTGDPDPHVPLSRVEETKKIMESMGAQLSLKVFRGRPHTILQEEVDLANRLIFNPK is encoded by the coding sequence ATGTATACACACAACGCTAAACCCCTGCTTGCCCTCGGCAGCCCACTGCAGGAAACTAATAAGGCCCTGATTCTGATACATGGCAGGGGTGCCTCTGCCAGAGATATACTTTCCCTGGGGCAGGCCCTGGAGGTAGAAGATTTTACCCTCTTTGCCCCTGAAGCAACTAATAACAGCTGGTATCCCTACAGCTTCATGGCGCCCACCAGCCAAAATCAGCCGGCGCTGGATTCTGCCCTGCAGCTGCTGGACAGCACTGTGCATGAAATAATGGCACAGGGGGTAACGGGCAGCAATATCTACATTGCCGGGTTTTCCCAGGGAGCCTGCCTTGCTTTGGAATATACCACCCGCCATGCACAACGCTGGGGAGGCATAGCAGCTTTTACTGGTGGGCTGATTGGCAAAAGCCTTGATCATGAAAACTACAAAGGAAGCTTCGAGCAAACGCCTGTATTCATCAGCACCGGCGATCCCGACCCGCATGTGCCTTTGAGTCGGGTAGAGGAAACTAAGAAAATAATGGAAAGTATGGGTGCACAGCTTAGCCTGAAAGTCTTCAGGGGGCGTCCGCATACAATCCTGCAGGAGGAGGTGGACCTTGCCAACAGGCTGATCTTTAACCCAAAATAA
- a CDS encoding glycerophosphoryl diester phosphodiesterase (COG0584 Glycerophosphoryl diester phosphodiesterase), protein MLVSIMLMSSPIYPQEIIAHRGASYQAPENTLASVKLGYEQGAEAVEIDIHLSADDQLMVIHDKDTRRTTGSRNLTIKDTPSEELRKLEVGSWKNQQYSGEKIPLLEEVLALVPEDKKLVIEIKAGPEALPHLQHKIEQSGIQDRLILISFDQDAIVQAKQLMPNIPAYWLLHNYKEYSLEQAIQIAKENRLNGLDVHYKLVNEAFMSKMQEHQLEVYVYTVNNPKAAKTLAAYGVKGITTDRPKWLREQMKSGSQQ, encoded by the coding sequence ATGTTAGTAAGTATCATGCTTATGTCTTCACCCATCTATCCCCAGGAAATAATTGCACATAGAGGAGCCTCCTACCAGGCTCCTGAAAATACCCTTGCTTCTGTTAAATTGGGCTATGAACAGGGAGCAGAGGCGGTGGAGATCGATATTCATCTATCGGCCGATGATCAGCTGATGGTGATCCACGACAAGGATACCCGCAGAACGACAGGGAGCCGTAATCTGACTATCAAAGACACGCCATCCGAAGAGCTCCGTAAGCTGGAGGTTGGCAGCTGGAAGAATCAGCAATACAGCGGAGAGAAAATACCCCTGCTGGAAGAAGTGCTGGCCCTGGTACCTGAAGACAAAAAGCTGGTGATTGAAATTAAGGCAGGACCGGAGGCACTGCCCCACCTGCAGCATAAAATTGAACAGAGCGGCATTCAGGACAGGCTCATCCTCATCAGCTTTGATCAGGACGCCATTGTGCAGGCAAAGCAGCTAATGCCCAACATACCTGCCTACTGGCTGCTGCACAATTACAAAGAGTATAGCCTGGAACAGGCAATACAGATTGCCAAAGAAAACAGGCTGAACGGGCTGGACGTGCACTACAAGCTGGTGAATGAAGCCTTTATGAGTAAAATGCAGGAGCACCAGCTGGAGGTGTACGTTTATACCGTAAATAACCCTAAAGCAGCAAAAACACTTGCAGCCTATGGTGTAAAAGGCATTACCACCGACCGGCCCAAATGGCTGCGGGAGCAGATGAAAAGCGGATCGCAGCAATAG
- a CDS encoding NIPSNAP family containing protein: protein MSVNNKKINLYALCLLLLWVGHALPLYSQSAKPSYYQLKIYHLNSKEQEARLDQYLQHAYLPALHRAGISKVGVFKAVENKSSSKADTVQRVYVFIPFSRPERFLTIEETLLKDKQYASAAKDYTEAAADNAPYTGYESILMEAFSGMPGVEVPKLKSGRSERIYELRNYEAATEKLHMNKVSMFNNGEIQIFDRLGFNAVFYGRVLAGTIMPSLMYMTSFENMQERDAKWKAFGDDPAWKKLSGMQEYEGNFKRADIYLLHATEYSDI, encoded by the coding sequence ATGTCTGTCAACAATAAAAAGATCAACCTTTATGCGCTTTGCCTGCTGTTGCTGTGGGTGGGCCATGCACTGCCGCTGTACAGCCAGTCGGCTAAACCTTCTTATTATCAGCTAAAGATTTATCACCTGAACAGTAAGGAGCAGGAGGCTCGCCTGGATCAGTATCTGCAGCATGCTTATCTGCCTGCTTTGCACCGTGCCGGCATTAGCAAGGTAGGTGTATTTAAAGCAGTCGAAAATAAAAGTAGCAGTAAGGCTGATACGGTGCAGCGGGTATATGTGTTCATACCTTTTAGCAGGCCTGAAAGATTTCTTACAATAGAAGAAACACTGTTAAAAGACAAGCAGTATGCATCAGCTGCCAAAGATTATACAGAGGCTGCTGCCGATAATGCCCCCTATACAGGCTATGAGTCCATTCTGATGGAGGCTTTTTCCGGTATGCCCGGCGTGGAAGTGCCTAAGCTGAAATCAGGCAGGAGCGAAAGAATCTATGAGCTGCGTAATTACGAGGCAGCCACTGAAAAGCTGCACATGAACAAGGTTTCCATGTTCAACAATGGAGAGATACAGATTTTTGACCGTCTGGGCTTTAATGCAGTATTTTACGGCCGGGTGTTAGCAGGTACAATTATGCCAAGCCTCATGTACATGACATCTTTTGAAAATATGCAGGAGCGCGATGCTAAATGGAAAGCCTTTGGCGATGATCCGGCCTGGAAGAAATTGAGCGGTATGCAGGAGTACGAAGGCAATTTCAAACGGGCTGACATTTACCTGCTGCACGCAACTGAATATTCTGATATCTGA
- a CDS encoding Periplasmic component of the Tol biopolymer transport system-like protein (COG0823 Periplasmic component of the Tol biopolymer transport system), whose amino-acid sequence MKTTCLFTLLLAVFFLTAYHISALAQQKPVGIFSGSTDVGKVQNPGSATYNPENQQYEIAGSGYNIWFDHDEFHYLWKRMKGDFILYTRARFVGEGVDPHRKVGWMVRKNLEGNSPHVNAVVHGDGLTSLQYRETPAGETREQRSAISGADVIQLERKGNTYTMRVAKFGEPFVTEEVSNLDLGDEVYVGLFVNSHNPDVTERGIFKDVRISVPAPSSLVQYQKYIGSHLEILDVFTGDREIIYSVPNSIQAPNWTPDGKTLIYNSDGLMYTFDLATRTPKLLNTGEVKNNNNDHVLSFDGKMLGLSSGVEALGGSIIYTVPVGGGTPTQVTPRGPSYLHGWSPDGKSLIFTGERNGEFDIYKIPAKGGKEVRLTTAKGLDDGSEYTPDGRYIYFNSNRSGSMQIWCMKADGSEQEAVTNGEFHDWFPHVSPDGNWLVFVSFLKEEVEAGDHPFYKHVYLRMLPLKQGLPAGETPKVIAYVYGGQGTINTPSWSPDSKKVAFVSNSKMDETEVE is encoded by the coding sequence ATGAAAACAACCTGTTTATTCACACTGCTGCTGGCTGTGTTCTTTCTCACAGCATATCATATTTCTGCCTTGGCGCAGCAGAAGCCTGTTGGTATTTTTAGTGGCAGCACAGATGTAGGCAAGGTGCAGAACCCCGGTTCAGCTACTTATAATCCGGAAAATCAGCAATATGAGATTGCAGGATCAGGGTATAACATCTGGTTCGACCACGATGAATTCCACTACCTCTGGAAGCGCATGAAAGGGGATTTTATTCTTTATACCCGCGCCCGGTTTGTAGGAGAAGGCGTTGACCCGCATCGTAAAGTGGGCTGGATGGTACGCAAAAATCTGGAGGGCAACTCCCCGCATGTTAACGCGGTTGTGCATGGCGATGGCCTTACCTCGCTTCAATATCGTGAAACCCCGGCTGGCGAAACCCGGGAACAGCGCTCCGCAATAAGCGGTGCAGATGTAATACAGCTGGAACGAAAAGGAAATACCTACACCATGCGTGTGGCTAAATTTGGAGAACCCTTTGTAACCGAAGAGGTCTCAAACCTGGACCTCGGAGATGAGGTGTATGTAGGATTGTTTGTAAATTCTCATAATCCGGATGTTACAGAACGGGGTATTTTCAAAGATGTACGCATATCGGTACCAGCCCCCAGCAGCCTGGTGCAGTACCAGAAGTATATAGGCAGCCACCTGGAGATACTCGATGTGTTTACCGGCGACCGGGAGATTATCTACAGCGTACCCAATTCCATACAGGCACCCAACTGGACTCCCGACGGCAAAACCCTTATTTACAACAGCGATGGCCTGATGTATACCTTTGATCTGGCCACCCGTACGCCAAAACTGCTTAACACTGGTGAAGTAAAAAACAATAATAATGACCACGTGCTCTCCTTCGATGGCAAAATGCTGGGCCTTAGCAGTGGTGTGGAGGCCTTGGGCGGCTCCATTATTTACACAGTTCCGGTGGGTGGCGGCACACCTACTCAAGTTACCCCCAGGGGGCCATCCTATTTGCATGGCTGGTCGCCCGATGGTAAAAGCCTGATCTTTACCGGCGAGCGCAACGGCGAATTTGATATCTACAAAATACCTGCAAAAGGTGGTAAAGAGGTGCGTCTCACTACAGCAAAAGGCCTGGACGATGGCTCCGAATACACTCCTGATGGCAGGTACATTTACTTTAACTCCAACCGCAGCGGCAGCATGCAGATCTGGTGCATGAAAGCCGATGGCAGTGAACAGGAGGCCGTTACCAATGGTGAATTCCACGACTGGTTTCCCCATGTTTCTCCTGATGGTAACTGGCTGGTATTTGTGTCTTTCCTGAAAGAAGAAGTAGAAGCCGGAGACCATCCTTTCTACAAGCATGTGTACCTGCGCATGCTACCCCTTAAGCAGGGATTGCCTGCCGGCGAAACGCCAAAAGTAATTGCTTATGTCTATGGTGGGCAGGGCACCATTAATACCCCCTCCTGGTCGCCCGACAGCAAAAAAGTAGCCTTTGTAAGCAACAGTAAAATGGACGAAACAGAGGTGGAGTAA
- a CDS encoding response regulator receiver protein (COG0784 FOG: CheY-like receiver) → MIKNLLLIDDDVIYSFVFPELVKQSGKVEHFHIENDGQKGLEYLQRCEVFPDLIVLDLKMPVMDGFGFLEEYGQHFADKLKNTVLVVMTSSIRQKDREEVMRHSFVNDYLSKPITESLLNQITEKYFVA, encoded by the coding sequence ATGATCAAGAATTTGCTTCTGATCGATGATGACGTTATCTACTCATTTGTTTTTCCTGAATTAGTTAAGCAAAGCGGTAAGGTTGAGCATTTTCATATTGAGAATGACGGGCAGAAAGGACTGGAGTACCTGCAGCGCTGTGAAGTTTTTCCCGACCTTATTGTACTGGATCTGAAGATGCCTGTAATGGATGGCTTTGGATTTTTAGAAGAATACGGCCAGCACTTCGCTGATAAATTAAAAAACACGGTCCTGGTGGTGATGACCAGCTCTATACGTCAGAAAGATCGTGAAGAAGTAATGCGCCATAGCTTTGTCAATGATTATTTAAGCAAACCTATTACTGAATCGCTGCTCAACCAGATTACTGAAAAATACTTTGTAGCTTAG